A genomic window from Natrinema sp. HArc-T2 includes:
- a CDS encoding helix-turn-helix transcriptional regulator, which produces MSVSEAEAELTEDERAGLELVRETGGIHQSDFWKELDVSSRKGSRIVESLVEKDLVDREETVYDGHNTYYISPTARDLDFRLLMAGDMLSPFIGEEEVDPNSDAFSQWIMNLAYEE; this is translated from the coding sequence GTGAGCGTTTCCGAAGCCGAAGCCGAGCTCACCGAGGACGAGCGCGCTGGCCTCGAACTCGTCCGCGAAACCGGCGGCATTCACCAGAGCGACTTCTGGAAGGAACTGGATGTTTCCTCGCGAAAGGGCAGTCGGATCGTCGAATCACTCGTTGAAAAGGATCTGGTCGATCGTGAGGAGACCGTCTACGACGGTCATAACACCTACTACATCTCGCCGACCGCACGCGACCTCGATTTCAGACTGCTGATGGCCGGCGACATGCTCTCGCCGTTTATCGGCGAAGAAGAGGTCGATCCCAACAGCGACGCCTTCTCGCAGTGGATCATGAACCTCGCGTACGAGGAGTAA
- a CDS encoding NRDE family protein, with the protein MCTLTLAWQVFEDAPVTVAANRDEMVDRESIPPAVYNEEPLVIAPQDAEAGGTWIGYNEFGVFVGLTNKWTDAELAGERSRGQLVADVLEARSAADAKAIVDAATDADEYSGFYLVAADATDAFCYQWDGTLSLTAFEPGVHVVVNVAVDDDVDIPEHRAEIGREQADDANALREALTAEPDETTMDWLDRASDVLGDHEYGACVHENGYGTQSSSLLALGPEMEYHAFAPGPPCRTSYDEVDLAIGDGFEGLETVVESTVDDEGHI; encoded by the coding sequence GTGTGTACGCTCACGCTCGCCTGGCAGGTCTTCGAGGACGCGCCGGTCACGGTCGCCGCCAACCGTGACGAAATGGTCGACCGGGAGTCGATTCCGCCTGCCGTCTACAACGAAGAACCGCTGGTCATCGCGCCACAGGATGCCGAAGCAGGCGGCACGTGGATCGGCTACAACGAGTTCGGCGTCTTCGTCGGTCTGACGAACAAGTGGACCGACGCCGAGCTGGCCGGCGAGCGCTCGCGTGGCCAGCTCGTCGCGGACGTCCTCGAGGCCCGATCCGCCGCGGACGCGAAAGCGATCGTCGACGCGGCGACCGACGCCGACGAGTACAGCGGCTTCTACCTCGTCGCCGCCGACGCGACGGACGCGTTCTGTTACCAGTGGGACGGCACGCTCTCGCTGACCGCGTTCGAGCCGGGCGTCCACGTCGTCGTCAACGTCGCCGTCGACGACGACGTCGACATCCCCGAGCATCGGGCCGAGATCGGACGCGAGCAGGCCGACGACGCGAACGCGCTTCGCGAGGCGCTGACGGCCGAGCCGGACGAGACGACGATGGACTGGCTCGATCGGGCGAGCGACGTGTTGGGCGACCACGAGTACGGGGCCTGCGTCCACGAGAACGGATACGGCACCCAGTCGTCGTCGCTGCTCGCGCTCGGTCCCGAGATGGAATACCACGCCTTCGCGCCGGGGCCGCCCTGTCGAACGAGCTACGACGAGGTCGATCTCGCGATCGGCGACGGGTTCGAGGGGCTCGAGACTGTGGTCGAATCGACAGTCGACGACGAAGGGCACATTTAA
- a CDS encoding BCCT family transporter, translating to MNGAKLFGLEDATRAERVLFVVTMAVMLALGGLGLARPSLLSSALTGAKGWILTYFGWWFILLGFVLLAAVFAFTASQYGRLRIGGPDAEPEFDLFSWLAMVFTVGFGASVLIWGVAEPISIVQHPPPEPAPVQGASLESMALAFMFIHEVFPGLAMWYLPVAIAFGIVVYTDGVGDYKISSMLAGVVDEDRIPGLYWLVDLAALIATIGGISTTLGFSAQTMSAILGRVFGLDAALLTYVVFTLIGIVFLGDVWLGLRKGIRNAARATVVLIGVAMAVLVVVGPSLYMLELSLDATGVWLSEMFRLTLYTAPNADGNWAANWTGFWWAWWAAWSIFVGSFVARVSKGRTIREMFAVLVVVPTVFTWIQHGLIGGWVLAPGYQGPVAEAMASAGNPAAIAKALQITPFGTVLAVLFVFIIAGYIITSLDSAVFMISAITLGDENPNPRNRAWWGGLLAVFGMMSLRLEEFSAIESLSVTMALPFSLFLLLVLYGSYVVAREYVRDDETAQPDPQPSRPQPATRSVTDDD from the coding sequence ATGAACGGTGCGAAACTCTTCGGCCTCGAGGACGCCACACGAGCCGAACGCGTCCTCTTCGTCGTGACGATGGCCGTGATGCTCGCACTCGGTGGACTCGGACTGGCGCGGCCGTCGCTGTTGAGTAGCGCACTCACTGGCGCGAAGGGGTGGATCCTCACCTACTTCGGCTGGTGGTTCATCCTGCTTGGATTCGTCTTGCTCGCGGCCGTGTTCGCCTTCACGGCCTCGCAATACGGGCGGCTCCGGATCGGCGGGCCCGACGCCGAACCGGAGTTCGATCTGTTCTCGTGGCTGGCGATGGTGTTTACCGTCGGGTTCGGTGCCTCCGTGCTCATTTGGGGCGTCGCGGAGCCAATCTCGATCGTCCAGCATCCGCCGCCGGAGCCGGCTCCCGTTCAGGGGGCGTCACTCGAGTCGATGGCACTGGCGTTCATGTTCATTCACGAGGTGTTTCCAGGGCTGGCGATGTGGTATCTCCCCGTCGCGATTGCCTTCGGGATCGTCGTCTACACCGACGGCGTCGGTGACTACAAGATCAGCTCGATGCTCGCCGGCGTCGTCGACGAGGATCGGATCCCCGGCCTCTACTGGCTGGTCGATCTGGCGGCGCTGATCGCGACGATCGGCGGCATTTCGACCACACTCGGCTTCAGTGCACAGACGATGTCGGCGATCCTCGGTCGCGTGTTTGGGCTCGACGCGGCGCTTCTGACCTACGTCGTGTTCACACTCATCGGTATCGTCTTCCTCGGTGACGTCTGGCTCGGGTTGCGGAAGGGTATCCGCAACGCAGCCCGCGCGACGGTGGTCCTCATCGGCGTCGCGATGGCCGTGCTCGTGGTCGTCGGGCCGAGCCTCTACATGCTCGAGTTGAGCCTGGACGCGACGGGCGTCTGGCTCAGTGAGATGTTTCGGCTGACGCTGTATACAGCGCCGAACGCAGATGGCAACTGGGCAGCCAACTGGACTGGCTTCTGGTGGGCCTGGTGGGCCGCCTGGAGCATCTTCGTCGGGAGCTTCGTCGCTCGCGTCTCGAAAGGCCGGACCATACGGGAGATGTTCGCCGTGCTCGTCGTGGTCCCGACGGTCTTCACCTGGATCCAACACGGCCTCATCGGTGGCTGGGTGCTCGCGCCGGGCTACCAGGGACCGGTCGCCGAGGCGATGGCGTCGGCGGGTAATCCAGCAGCCATCGCGAAAGCGCTCCAGATCACGCCCTTTGGCACGGTGCTCGCAGTGTTGTTCGTCTTCATCATCGCCGGCTACATCATCACGTCGCTGGACTCGGCGGTCTTTATGATCTCGGCGATTACGCTCGGCGACGAGAACCCGAACCCGCGAAACCGCGCGTGGTGGGGTGGCCTGCTGGCAGTCTTCGGGATGATGTCGCTCCGACTCGAGGAGTTCAGCGCCATCGAGTCGCTCTCGGTGACGATGGCACTTCCGTTCTCGCTGTTCCTGTTGCTCGTCCTCTATGGCAGTTACGTCGTCGCTCGAGAGTACGTCCGTGACGACGAGACGGCGCAACCGGATCCCCAACCGTCTCGCCCGCAGCCGGCGACCCGGAGCGTCACTGACGACGACTAA
- a CDS encoding class I adenylate-forming enzyme family protein: protein MTTPIDWPTRDPVAHRIAATPQRTALIDVETDTNWTFREYDRRVDRLAAALQSAALAGERIGVLMDTRPAFATLFFAAMRTGTTVVALNVRETPDELAAKVARADLTAVVCERETKATALEVAAEADSVDVYSVDEPQRGRTGTLEKVDTSAHSIEPVELERDDTQLVMFTSGTSGEPKAVRLTVGNLVASATASAFRLGVGPDDRWLCCLPMYHMGGLAPVVRSALYGTPVVIQRAFDPDATARVLEDYSITGVSLVPTMCKRLLDAGWEPADALRFVLLGGAPASSELLERCRERDVPVCPTYGMTETASQIATALPEEAAAHEGTVGQPLMFTDVTVVDETGAAIEPGEQGELVVSGPTVTPGYLDNSHTEAAFGERGLHTGDVGYRDADDRLWILNRRSDRIVTGGENVDPGEVVAALRDHPRVEDAAVVGLADAEWGERVAALVVPDTDSSSDDSTLEPRALLAHCDDHLAGFKQPKTIGIVDALPRTASSTVDREAVRDRLLADGVDVSEAS from the coding sequence ATGACTACCCCGATAGACTGGCCAACGCGCGACCCGGTCGCCCACCGCATCGCGGCGACACCCCAGCGGACGGCACTGATCGACGTCGAAACGGACACCAACTGGACGTTTCGCGAGTACGACCGCCGGGTCGACCGCCTCGCGGCGGCACTCCAGTCGGCGGCCCTCGCTGGCGAGCGCATCGGCGTTCTCATGGACACGCGCCCCGCGTTCGCGACGCTCTTTTTCGCCGCGATGCGAACCGGGACGACCGTGGTCGCGTTGAACGTCCGCGAGACGCCCGACGAACTCGCCGCGAAAGTCGCACGGGCCGACCTCACCGCCGTCGTCTGCGAACGCGAGACCAAGGCGACCGCGCTCGAGGTCGCAGCTGAAGCCGACTCGGTCGACGTGTACTCGGTCGACGAGCCACAGCGAGGTCGGACGGGGACGCTCGAGAAAGTCGACACGAGCGCCCACTCGATCGAGCCAGTCGAACTCGAGCGCGACGACACACAACTCGTCATGTTCACCTCGGGGACCTCCGGCGAGCCGAAGGCCGTCCGACTGACGGTCGGCAACCTCGTCGCGAGCGCGACCGCCTCCGCGTTCCGGCTCGGTGTCGGCCCCGATGACCGGTGGCTGTGTTGTCTCCCGATGTATCACATGGGTGGACTGGCACCCGTCGTCCGGTCGGCGCTGTACGGCACGCCGGTCGTGATTCAGCGCGCATTCGATCCGGATGCGACCGCGCGCGTGCTCGAAGACTATAGTATAACCGGCGTCTCGCTCGTCCCGACGATGTGCAAGCGCCTACTCGACGCCGGCTGGGAGCCAGCAGACGCGTTGCGGTTCGTCTTGCTCGGTGGCGCGCCGGCCTCGAGCGAGTTGCTCGAGCGCTGCCGGGAGCGTGACGTGCCGGTCTGTCCGACCTACGGCATGACCGAGACGGCCTCTCAGATCGCGACGGCACTGCCCGAGGAGGCCGCCGCCCACGAGGGGACTGTTGGCCAGCCGCTCATGTTCACAGATGTCACTGTCGTCGACGAGACCGGCGCGGCGATCGAGCCGGGCGAACAGGGCGAACTCGTCGTCTCGGGGCCGACGGTGACGCCGGGCTATCTCGATAATTCTCATACCGAAGCGGCGTTCGGCGAGCGCGGCCTCCATACTGGCGACGTCGGCTATCGCGATGCGGACGACCGGCTCTGGATCCTCAATCGCCGCAGCGACCGCATCGTCACCGGCGGCGAAAACGTCGACCCCGGCGAGGTGGTCGCGGCCCTGCGGGACCATCCTCGCGTCGAGGACGCCGCCGTCGTCGGGCTGGCGGACGCGGAGTGGGGCGAACGGGTCGCGGCGCTCGTCGTTCCAGACACGGACTCGAGTTCGGACGATAGCACGCTCGAGCCTCGAGCGCTCCTCGCCCACTGCGACGACCACCTCGCGGGATTCAAACAGCCGAAGACGATCGGGATCGTCGACGCGTTGCCTCGGACGGCCTCGAGTACTGTCGATCGCGAGGCAGTTCGGGATCGGCTGCTCGCGGACGGGGTCGACGTGAGCGAAGCTTCGTAA
- a CDS encoding mandelate racemase/muconate lactonizing enzyme family protein has translation MTDADLSLAYRPFSLALAEPLETADGTISSREGFLVRLVDEAGDDPAVGYGEATPLTGWTESLANCERALERAQETLRTGGPSEALETVDRQVAARHALSLALADLQATREATPLYRYLGQGPMVGRVPVNATIGDGSPAETTRQAQRAADRGFDCCKLKVGLRTVEDDIERVRRVREAVGPDVELRADANEAWTYEQAQSALEAFADLDVSMLEQPLPAGALEGHADLRAQNTGVSIALDEGLLEHGVDTICDADAADVVVLKPMALGGIDVARKVAAWLAELDITSLVTTTIDGVVARTGAVHLAAAVPDVPACGLATGDLLAEDLGRDPVLLEKGSAVVPQAKGLGVTDVWTE, from the coding sequence ATGACCGACGCCGACCTCTCGCTCGCGTACCGACCGTTTTCGCTTGCGCTTGCGGAGCCACTCGAGACAGCCGACGGCACGATAAGCTCCCGTGAGGGCTTTCTCGTGCGACTCGTCGACGAGGCCGGCGACGATCCTGCCGTCGGCTACGGCGAGGCGACGCCGCTTACGGGCTGGACGGAGTCGCTTGCGAACTGCGAACGCGCCCTCGAGCGCGCTCAGGAGACGCTTCGGACGGGTGGCCCGAGCGAGGCCCTCGAGACCGTCGACCGCCAGGTCGCGGCGAGACATGCGCTCTCGTTGGCGCTTGCCGATCTGCAGGCGACTCGCGAGGCGACGCCGCTGTATCGCTATCTCGGACAGGGTCCGATGGTCGGTCGAGTACCGGTCAACGCGACGATCGGCGACGGCTCGCCGGCCGAAACCACACGTCAGGCGCAGCGTGCAGCCGATCGCGGTTTCGACTGCTGCAAGCTGAAGGTCGGGCTTCGAACCGTCGAGGACGACATCGAGCGCGTTCGCCGCGTGCGTGAGGCTGTCGGCCCCGACGTGGAACTCCGGGCCGACGCCAACGAGGCCTGGACCTACGAACAGGCCCAGTCGGCGCTCGAAGCCTTTGCGGACCTGGATGTCTCGATGCTCGAGCAACCGCTGCCCGCGGGTGCCCTCGAGGGTCACGCCGACCTGCGGGCTCAGAACACGGGCGTTTCGATCGCACTCGATGAAGGTCTACTCGAGCACGGCGTCGACACGATCTGTGACGCCGATGCGGCGGACGTCGTCGTTTTGAAACCGATGGCGCTCGGTGGGATCGACGTCGCGCGGAAGGTCGCGGCGTGGCTGGCCGAACTCGACATCACGTCGCTGGTGACGACGACGATCGACGGGGTCGTCGCACGGACCGGCGCGGTCCACCTGGCAGCGGCGGTCCCCGACGTCCCGGCTTGCGGGCTCGCGACCGGCGACCTGCTCGCGGAGGATCTGGGGCGCGATCCAGTCTTGCTCGAGAAAGGGTCGGCAGTCGTTCCGCAAGCGAAAGGGCTCGGCGTCACCGACGTGTGGACCGAGTGA
- a CDS encoding 1,4-dihydroxy-2-naphthoate polyprenyltransferase yields MSSAEVDISRTKAWLMAARPQTLPAAAAPVIVGTGLAVADGVFAPLPALLAFVGAALIQIGTNFANDYYDAINGADTEDREGFTRVTQSGLISPEQVKLATVVTFGLAILSGTYLVYVGGLPILVIGLVSVVCGWAYTGGPYPLGYHGLGDLFVFVFFGLVAVTGTYYVQAAAVLAEPLTTTLPAGTITTAAIVASLSIAAISTAIIVVNNIRDLETDAETGKRTLAVRLGYRWSRVEYVAMLALAYVVPVWFWLETDYGPGVLLSLLTLPYAAMVARTVVTRTDGEALNPALEQTGKLLALYAVCFAGGLVVL; encoded by the coding sequence ATGAGTTCGGCCGAGGTCGACATTTCACGGACGAAGGCGTGGCTGATGGCAGCTCGTCCCCAGACCTTGCCCGCGGCTGCGGCTCCGGTGATCGTTGGGACGGGGCTGGCAGTCGCCGACGGCGTGTTCGCGCCGCTGCCGGCGCTGTTGGCGTTCGTGGGGGCGGCGCTGATACAGATCGGGACGAATTTCGCGAACGACTACTACGACGCGATCAACGGTGCCGACACCGAGGACCGCGAGGGCTTTACCCGGGTCACCCAGTCAGGGCTGATCTCGCCCGAGCAGGTCAAGCTCGCAACCGTCGTGACCTTCGGGCTGGCGATCCTCTCGGGGACCTATCTCGTCTACGTCGGCGGGCTGCCGATCCTCGTCATCGGACTCGTGAGCGTCGTCTGCGGGTGGGCCTACACCGGCGGCCCCTACCCGCTCGGCTATCACGGCCTGGGCGATCTCTTCGTGTTCGTCTTCTTCGGTCTCGTCGCCGTCACGGGGACCTACTACGTGCAGGCCGCCGCCGTCCTCGCCGAGCCGCTGACGACGACGCTCCCCGCGGGAACGATCACGACCGCGGCTATCGTCGCGAGCCTGTCGATCGCCGCGATCTCGACGGCGATCATCGTCGTGAACAACATCCGCGACCTCGAGACCGACGCCGAGACTGGCAAACGAACCCTGGCAGTGCGACTCGGCTACCGGTGGAGTCGCGTCGAGTACGTCGCCATGCTCGCACTGGCCTACGTCGTTCCCGTCTGGTTCTGGCTCGAGACCGACTACGGCCCCGGCGTGTTGCTGTCGCTGCTTACGCTGCCCTACGCCGCGATGGTCGCCCGGACCGTCGTGACGCGGACCGACGGCGAGGCGCTCAATCCCGCACTCGAGCAGACGGGGAAACTGCTTGCGCTCTATGCCGTCTGTTTCGCCGGTGGGCTGGTGGTGCTATGA